The genomic DNA TAGCACCGGCGAACGCCAGCCTGCTTTAATCCGCCTGCTGCAAAGTTTACAACATGCCGGTACGGTGATCTTCTGTAACACCCGCGCTGCCGCTGATGCCTTAACCGTACAGCTACAGGAAACAGGTATAAACGCCCGGGCGCTGCATGGCGGCATGGAGCAACCCGACCGCGACAAAACTATGACCTTGTTTCGCAATGGCACCACTGCCGTACTGGTTGCCACCGACGTGGCAGCCCGCGGCCTCGATATCGACAAGCTCCGTACCATTGTACATTACGAGCTTCCGGATGATGCGGCCGCCTACCTGCACCGCAGCGGCCGCACCGGGCGCGCCGGTAAAAGCGGTACGGTGTATACGTTGGTTGCTACCCGGGACGAACAGAAATTAGAGGATTGGGACCTGGCACAGATGGATGAATGGCTGACCCCAGAATCCCTTGTCAAAAAAGGAGCTGCTTCCGGTACTGAGCAGGTGCTCGCATTCACCACTTTATACATTGCTGGTGGCCGCAAAGACAAGATCAGTCCCCGCGACATTGTAGGCGCCCTGATCGCGGAAGCCGGTTTAAAAGCAGCCCAGATCGGAAAGATCGAGATACTGGACCGCAACAGCTTTGTCGCCGTACCACAGCAGCAAGCCACTGAAATAGCCGAAAAACTCAGCTCTGGCAAAATAAAAGGCCGCCGATACAAAGTGAGCCTGGTAAAATAACGTCAGCTCAGGTTACAATCAACATGGCCATTTTGCTGCTTACTAAAAAGGTAAGCAGCTTACCGGCTTGCCTTTTTATATTTGTAATACTGGTTGATCTATTGCTTCTATAGCAGTATGTTCATGATAATTCAGCGCTTTATCGCTGCCATCAAGCAGGTAAGTATCAAGTTTGAACAGGACCACATCCGCTTGCATCATTTCCTGCTCCAGAGTCTTCAGGTCATACTTGGGTACCCAGCCCAGCTTCTTTTTTGATTGGTCGCATCGCCGATCAAGAGACCCACTTCGGTGAGTCAGATGTGGTTTTCGCCTACGCACAAATTATGATTTATAAGCTACTAATTGAAAATTTAACTGTTCACTGGAACGAGTTTGCTCAGAAAGTCAGCATAGGCCAATGCGATGCCTTCTTTTAGCTGTGTGCTGTGCTTCCAGCCTAGGGCGTGCAGCCTGCTTACATCCATCAGTTTGCGGGGCGTGCCGTCTGGCTTGGTGGTGTCAAATACCAGTTCCCCGTTAAAGCCGGTTACTTCCTTCACGATTCCGGCTAGCTCTTTAATAGAAAGGTCCTCCCCCGTACCGATATTCACCAGCTCGCGCCCTGAATAATGCTGCATCAGGAACACGCAGGCATCGGCCAGGTCGTCGGCAAACAGGAACTCTCTTTTCGGTCTGCCTGTGCCCCACACCACTACTTCTGCTGCGCCGGCTTCCCGGGCTTCATGAAACTTGCGGATCAGGGCCGGCAGCACATGCGAGTTGTTCAGGTCATAGTTATCGTTGTAGCCATACAGGTTGGTCGGCATCACGCTGGTAAAATCGCAGCCATACTGGTCACGATACGCCTCGCAAAGCTTGACACCGGCAATTTTGGCAATGGCATACGGCTCATTTGTGGGCTCCAGTTCTCCTGTAAGCAGGTAATCTTCTTTCAGGGGCTGCAGGGCCAGTTTGGGATAAATGCAAGACGATCCAAGGAATTGCAGTTTCTTTACTCCCTGCTTGTAAGCAGCATGGATGATATTGGCCTCGATCATCAGGTTTTCGTAGAGGAAATCGGCCCGGAAGGTATTGTTGGCCTGTATGCCCCCCACTTTAGCGGCGGCCAGGAATACGAACTCGGGTTTCTCCTGGGCAAAGAAAGCTTCCACAGCTGCCTGGCTCCGCAGGTCCAACTCCAAGGAGGTGCGCGTGAGCAGGTTCGTGTACCCGGCTTCCTGTAGCTTTCGCACAATTGCGGAACCAACCATTCCCCGGTGACCGGCTATATAAATCTTTGAACTCGTTAGCATGTATGCGTACCGGATGTAATATTTAAAGTTAAAGAAAACATATTATAAGCAAAGTGCAAATATCATTTTTACTTTTGTATAAAGCCACCATACATGTCTTGCTCTCAGAAACCTAGCTTCAATTAAATGCAGAATTTTGCTGGTATACAGATAGTCACTAAATATGGTATAAACCCGCCTGAAGTATAACAACAATTAGCTTTCTGTAAAGATGACATGTAAAAAACAGCTTTATAGGCAGCTATACACATCTATACATTTTGTGGTATTCTTTCTTACACCTTTGCCCAGGAAGTATGCTTTACAACGATAGAAGATACTAGAATACCCAGCATTACTGCAGAGATAGAAATAATCAGAAGCTCCATTAAAGGAACAAATCCTGTTTGTGATAGCAGGCGGAGCGCCATAACTGCGCCGGCAAATACCGCCACCAGTAGCCAATAACGCCTAATCGAGCTGTCGGGCTTAAAAGGAACCGACATTGCTTGCAGCCTCATGAGAAAGAAGAAAATAAACAGAAGCCCGGCAACTGAACAGATATTATCGAAAATGGCATATATGGTAACCTTCGTACCGGCCAGGTAGAATTTCTGTACTAAAAACGGGCGCATCCAAGTAAGCCGGCCATTCAGATGCGTGATACTGTCCCAGGCAAGGTGTGAGGTGGCGCCAATAAGTACGGAAAGAGCCACTGCGCCATAGTTCTTCTTAAAATACGTTCTCCAATCGAACCCTCTGAAGCGATACAGGCGCTTGCGTAAAAAGACGGGAAGATGATCCAGCAGTTGATCGCGAATAATAAGGTGGTAGACGAACGCCAGCAGGATGCCGAACGGTACATTAAACCAGAAAAGGCCATGCCAGGTATGGCTGAAGGTATTTCCCGGTTCCATCTTGATGAACTTCTCAAAATCAGGCGCCATACTTCCCATCACCAGGCCTGTCATGGAGATCCATTTTTTAGGCAGGTACTTTAAGGGCAGCACAATAGCCGGATGTGAAAAGGTAAAAGGCATTAGGTTTAAGCTTGTGTCAGTTGCTGCGCTATAAATATAATAGTTTTCAGGGTGATGAAATATGATCCCCATTAAAACAACGCTGCTCCCCAAAGTTAAGTATTCTGAGCGTCAAGTATACACCGCGGGTGCAATGATGCCTGCTGCACCTTTCTTTAACGCCGCTAAATATTTGTGCCTACTAAAATGATTTAAATGAAGTACACATCTGCTATTATCGGGATATATTAAAAGCCTCAACCCCACCGGAAGAGCAAAGTCTAATTTTCATCTTCCGGTGGGGTTGAGGCTGAAGTCTTACTAAGCAGTACTGCTATAGGGCTCTCCTCTCTGGTAAATCCAGCGCTTCATACCTGGAGTTCTTGCTCAGAAACTCCGGCACGATTAGCTTCATCTTGCTGACAGCTTTCAACTCATCACTATTTTTATTAAAATCCAGTAACTCACTTACATCACTTACCACCTGCTCATAGGCGTATTCTCTAACCTTGGAAATCTTAATCTTGGAATGATGTGTCGGAATGGTAAGTTCTTCCTCGTTCAGCAGCTCCTCATAAAGCTTTTCGCCGGGCCTCAAGCCCGAGTACACGATCTCAATTTCCTGCTCCGTAAAACCGGCCAGTTTGATCATCTTCCGGGCAAGGTCTACTATTTTTACAGGCTGCCCCATATCAAAAATAAAGATCTCTCCGCCATTCCCCATTGTTCCGGCTTCCAGTACCAGTTGCACGGCCTCCGGAATAGTCATAAAATAACGGGTAATGTCCGGGTGCGTAACCGTGATAGGTCCCCCTTTCTCGATCTGAGCCCGGAACCGCGGAATAACGGAGCCGTTGGAACCGAGGACATTTCCAAATCGGGTGGTTATGAACTTTGGTTTTTTTGAATCCGAGGTGGCAGTAATGCTGTTCAATGACTGGATATAGATCTCGGCGATCCGTTTGGATGCACCCATAATGTTGGTCGGGTTTACAGCCTTATCAGTCGAAATCATCACAAACCGCTCCACGTCAAACGTAACCGATAGATCCGCCAGATTCCGCGTACCCTGCACATTTGTAAGTATAGCTTCAGAAGGATTATTTTCCATCATGGGTACATGCTTGTACGCGGCAGCATGATATACGATCTGCGGATTGTATTCGCTGAATAGAGCATACATCCTGTTAAAGTTCTGGATATCGCCAATACATAACCGGATGGTTGCTTCCGGAAAAGCTTCCTCCATCTCCAGTTGGAGTTCGTGGAGAGGCGATTCAGCCTGATCTAAGATGATGACCATTTCCGGCTGGTAGCAAAGTACCTGCCGAACGATCTCGGACCCGATTGAACCGGCGCCTCCTGTTATGAGCACCCGCTTGCCGCTAAGGTCCGCCGCTATTTTTGTAT from Pontibacter liquoris includes the following:
- a CDS encoding DEAD/DEAH box helicase, producing MPSFNDLKLSPALLQALEALQYHTPTPIQTSAIPLLLQGHDVAGQAETGSGKTAAFGLALLQRLDPALQQIQALVLVPTRELAVQVRQELKQYAKHLPQLKISAFYGGHAFSQERASLAHPPQVLVGTPGRLTDHLSRRTLDFTATTQVVLDEADKLLEMGFQEELDTILEALPGKRQTALFSATLSEPVKALIAASLKNPQFVKATTSTIPDQLRLLGIKVSTGERQPALIRLLQSLQHAGTVIFCNTRAAADALTVQLQETGINARALHGGMEQPDRDKTMTLFRNGTTAVLVATDVAARGLDIDKLRTIVHYELPDDAAAYLHRSGRTGRAGKSGTVYTLVATRDEQKLEDWDLAQMDEWLTPESLVKKGAASGTEQVLAFTTLYIAGGRKDKISPRDIVGALIAEAGLKAAQIGKIEILDRNSFVAVPQQQATEIAEKLSSGKIKGRRYKVSLVK
- the fcl gene encoding GDP-L-fucose synthase; protein product: MLTSSKIYIAGHRGMVGSAIVRKLQEAGYTNLLTRTSLELDLRSQAAVEAFFAQEKPEFVFLAAAKVGGIQANNTFRADFLYENLMIEANIIHAAYKQGVKKLQFLGSSCIYPKLALQPLKEDYLLTGELEPTNEPYAIAKIAGVKLCEAYRDQYGCDFTSVMPTNLYGYNDNYDLNNSHVLPALIRKFHEAREAGAAEVVVWGTGRPKREFLFADDLADACVFLMQHYSGRELVNIGTGEDLSIKELAGIVKEVTGFNGELVFDTTKPDGTPRKLMDVSRLHALGWKHSTQLKEGIALAYADFLSKLVPVNS
- a CDS encoding DUF4184 family protein, which produces MPFTFSHPAIVLPLKYLPKKWISMTGLVMGSMAPDFEKFIKMEPGNTFSHTWHGLFWFNVPFGILLAFVYHLIIRDQLLDHLPVFLRKRLYRFRGFDWRTYFKKNYGAVALSVLIGATSHLAWDSITHLNGRLTWMRPFLVQKFYLAGTKVTIYAIFDNICSVAGLLFIFFFLMRLQAMSVPFKPDSSIRRYWLLVAVFAGAVMALRLLSQTGFVPLMELLIISISAVMLGILVSSIVVKHTSWAKV
- a CDS encoding polysaccharide biosynthesis protein translates to MILVIDQGITTLSFIFAFFIIRQFEFTNILRGHFFIYVGAYSFVSLAMFYLMRLHTGLIRYSNTQDIYRVFGAVLATSLLDVAIVGAWLSPAYHLQTVNIYSVLLVNFFISSSTLVIFRIGAKKVFYYIKWKTSEKKEHILIYGTDGNSILVKQALETSGMGRFVIAGFIDDNANKVDKYIQRVRVYHSRKVEGLLAKLKIDKLVVMSEELKTDAKKATIEKCIELGIKVLTVPPTAEWISGDLRMNQIKELRIEDLLQRPPIVIENTKIAADLSGKRVLITGGAGSIGSEIVRQVLCYQPEMVIILDQAESPLHELQLEMEEAFPEATIRLCIGDIQNFNRMYALFSEYNPQIVYHAAAYKHVPMMENNPSEAILTNVQGTRNLADLSVTFDVERFVMISTDKAVNPTNIMGASKRIAEIYIQSLNSITATSDSKKPKFITTRFGNVLGSNGSVIPRFRAQIEKGGPITVTHPDITRYFMTIPEAVQLVLEAGTMGNGGEIFIFDMGQPVKIVDLARKMIKLAGFTEQEIEIVYSGLRPGEKLYEELLNEEELTIPTHHSKIKISKVREYAYEQVVSDVSELLDFNKNSDELKAVSKMKLIVPEFLSKNSRYEALDLPERRAL